The Hymenobacter oligotrophus genome segment CGGCTGCCTTGGCTGCGCTGCAAAAAAGTTGGCCCGGGGCCTCTTTTGAGCCCGATGACGCGATAACCGCCCCGCTGGTGGCCCAGGCCTTTGCGCCGGTGGCGGGCCAGCCGCTGCACCTATTGGTGCGCGGCACCAATTTTCAGCTGAAAGTGTGGGAGGCTTTGCTACGGGTACCCACCGGTCAACTGGTAAGCTACCAACACATTGCGCAGGCCATTGGGCAGCCCAAGGCGTTGCAAGCGGTTGGCTCGGCGGTTGGGGCCAACCCTATTGCGGTGCTTATTCCTTGCCACCGCGTTATCCGCAAGGAGGGCGTGCTGGGCGAATACCGCTGGGGCTCGGCCACGAAAAAAGCCCTCATCGGCTACGAAATGGCCCAGGCCGAGCGCCAAGCCGCTCAACTTGCGTAGATTGGGCCCGGCGCCGCATCGCCTCCAAACTTTCCGTACGCACACTCATTCGCACCGCCATGTTCGAAAAACTGCAAACCCTACTGCTGATTCTGCTCGGGTTAGTAGTATTTGTGGTGCGCATGTGGCGCAAGGCCCAGGATACCGCGCGGCGTGAAGCCCAGGAACGCAAACTGCCTGCCCCAGACGCCCGGCCCACCGCGCGGCCGGTTGTGCGCCCGCCCGGCGCGCCTTCTTTCGAGGAGCTCTTGCAGCAAATGAAGCGGCAAAACCTGCCAACGGCTCCTGCCGCCGGCTTGCCCACGCCGGCTAGCCCAGCCGCAACAAGCGCCGAGCAACGGGCACCAGCGGCTCGCACCCTCGAAGCGCCGCAGTCCTCATCGCGAAGCCTTGAGGAACCGGCTACCGTGCGCGCAGCGCGCAGCCTCGAGGTGCCCGTGGCCGTACCGCGCCGGGCGGCCTCGTTGCCGAGGCCTGCTGCCGCCGCACCCAACGATTACTGGGCGCGCGAAGGCCGCCGGGTTGCGCCGCCCACCGCCGCCGCCGACATAGCCGCTCGCCTGCGCAACCCCGCCGATTTGCGCGCCGCCTTTGTAATGGCCGAGGTGCTGCAGCGCCGCTTCGACTAAACCCCGCGCCGCCCAACGCGAAGGGCCGCCCCCACCGGAGGCGGCCCTTCGCGTTGGGCGGCGCGGCAAGAGTAAGTTACTCTTGCGTAAGGGCGTAGGCCAATAAGTTGGCCCCCATGCGCAGGGCGGCTTCGTGTTTCTCCACGGGGTCCTTGTATACCTCGGGGTCTTCCCAGCCGTTGCCTAGGTCGCACTCGTAGGAATAGAAGCACACCAGGCGGCCTTTGTAGAGCAGGCCGAACCCTTGCGGGCGCTTGCCGTCGTGCTCGTGAATTTTAGGCAAGCCTTTGGGGAATGGGAATTTCTGGTGGTAGATGGGGTGCGAATAAGGCAGCTCAACAAACTCGAGCTCCGGAAATACCTTCTTCATTTCGGGCCGAATGTACTTGTCGAGCCCGTAGTTGTCGTCGATGTGCAGGAAACCGCCACCGGTTAGGTAACGGCGTAGGTTTTTGGCCTCGGCATCGGTGAAAACGATGTTGCCGTGACCCGTTAAGTGCACAAAGGGGTACTGCAGCAGTTCGCGCGAGCCGGGCTCCACGGTGGCTTCTTCGGGGGCAATGTTGGTTTTGAGCACCTGATTGCAGAACCGGATGAGGTTGGGCAACGAGGTTTTGTTGCCGTACCAGTCGCCGCCGCCGCCGTACTGCAGGCGCGCAATTTGGAAACTGTACGACGGCCCGGCGGCCGTGGCGGGCCACAGCAGCACCAGCGCAAGCAAAAGGCGGAAAATCGATTTCATACGGCAGGCAGGTATAGGCAGCAGAATTGCTTCGGAGTACTAAACGAATGTAGCTGGCCTGCCGATCGTTCCGTGCGGCCCAATGGCCTAGGCCAGCTCGTGGGCAACGTGTACGGTGTGGCACGCCGCCAAAGCAGCCGTTTCGGTGCGCAGGCGCGTGTGCCCCAGCGTAACCGGCCGGATGCCCCGACCTAGGGCCAACTCAATTTCCTCCGGGGTAAAGTCGCCCTCGGGCCCGATAAGGATGCAGCAGCGGTTGCCGGCCGCGGCCACCTGCGCCAGCGAAATCCGCTCGCCCTCGGCCAGGTGCGCAATAAACGTGGTAGCTGGGTCGAGGCTGTGCACGAAGGTGGCAAAGTCGGTCAGCTCGTCTAGTTGCGGCAGCCACGCCTGGCCCGATTGCTTCAGGGCGCTTACGGCAATGCGCTCCAGCCGCTCCAGCTTCAGCTCACGCCGCTCCGAGCGCGCGCACCGCATAAACGAAAGCCGATCGATGCCCACTTCCGTCGCCTTTTCCACTAGCCACTCCATGCGGTCGAGGTTTTTGGTGGGGGCCACGGCCACGTGCACCTGGTAGGCGCGGCGGGGCACTTGCTGCTGCTGCACAATGCGCAGTTGGCAGCGTTTGGCTTCGGCCTCGGCCACCTCGGCCTGGTAAATGCTGCCCGCTCCGTCAATTAACTCCACGGCGTCGCCCTCGCGCAGGCGCAACACGCGCACGGCGTGCTTGCTTTCGTCTTCGGGCAGGGTGTAGGTGTTGCCGCCGCTGAGGCCGGGTGCAAAAAACGTGTGGGGCATAAGGCAAGGATGGAGCCGCTACCAGAGGGCCGCGTAAGTGCTGCGCGGGTTAATCAAGGGCGTTGTTCAGTACTTCGGCTAGGCGCAAGCCCGCTTGGCCGAGGCGCAGGCGTACGTCCTCGATGCGGGTGTTGTAGTACTGGTCGTCGAGCACGGTGCCGGGCAACGCCTCGGCGTAGAGCTTGGTGCTCAGCTGGTACGACTGAAAAAACCACTGCTCCATGGGGGCTTGCCGCCAAATTTTGGCTTGCTTTTTATCGGGCTGCCCGAGGTTGGTGGCCATTTGCTGGTACGACAGGCCCTGCACGTTGAGCAGGCCGCTGTCCCAGAGGCGGTGCAGGTTGGTGCCTTCGCCCCGAAACTGCAGCTGAATTTCGTTGCCGCCCTTGTCTTCGGCCCGGCTGATGTGCATGGGCTGGTGCAAGTCGCCCACGATGTGCACCACAAACTTTAGGGCAATCAGGCGTTTTTCCTGCGGCTGTTTTTTATCGGCCAACAGCCGGATGTTTTCGTTGAGGGCCTGGTAGGCGTTGGGTTCGGTTTTGGCCTTCAGCTGCTGGTTGAAAGCCGGAAACTCCAGACCCAGGGGTAGGTTTACAAAATGCCAGGGGGCGGTGCTCCGGTACTCGGGCGTGTTGCGCACTTCGTCGGCCCACGTCGATACGTCGGCTAGGGTTTGGGTGCCCAACAACTGCTTTACCTGGCGCTCGGCTTTGCGCGAGAGGTAGCGCTCAGCAATTTTTCCGACGGTTCGGTGGCCTTCGCCCCCCCAGGCCAGCACCTGAAGCGGACTTAACAAAAAACACAAAGCAAAGGCAGGCAGGCAACGCATATTGGGGCTGATGGGGGTGGGAAGAGCAGGATGAAATGAATCTGCAAAGCACGCATAAATCGGCCGGATTCTATAACGGCCCGCGTGCGCCTAGGGGCTGGGCCGGCAAAGCCTGCTGAGCAGCTGTGGGTTGCGGCGCAGCCGAGCGGGCTCAGCAGCGGCATCATTTAGTTGTATCGAAGCCGCGGCGGGTGCGTACAGATGAATTTGTGTCCCATTCTTTAACCCACACCCAATGACACCCAAACTTAAAAAGCTCAAAAACCAAGTCATTGTCATAACGGGCGCTTCGTCGGGCATCGGGCTGGTTACGGCTCGCATGGCGGCCAAAAAAGGCGCTAAGCTGGTGCTGGCCGCCCGCAGCGAAGAGGCCCTGCGCCGGCTGGTAGCCGAAATTCAGCAGGAAGGAGGCGAAGCCACTTACCTGGCCATCGACGTAAGCGAGCCGACGGCCGCCCGCGCCATTGCCGAAAAGGCGTTGGCTACGTTCGGCGGCTTCGATACCTGGATCAACAACGCCGGCGTAAGCATTTACGGCAAGGTGGAGGAGGTACCCATGGAGGACATGCGGCAGCTTTTTGAGGTGAATTTCTGGGGACTGGTGCACGGCTCGCTCGAGGCTGCCAAACACCTCAAGCAAAAGGGCGGCGCCATCATCAACGTGGGCAGCATATTGTCCGATGTAACGGCCATTCTGCAAACCATTTACTCGGCTAGCAAGCACGCCGTGAAGGGCTTTACCGACGGGCTGCGCATGGAGCTGGAAATGGACGGTGCCCCCGTGGCGGTTACGCTTATCCAGCCCGCGGCCATCGATACGCCGTACCCCGTGCACGCCAAAAACTACATGGAGCGCGAAGCCAAGCACGCCCCGCCCGCTTACGCCCCCGAAACGGTGGCCCGCGCCATTTTGTACGCTTGCACGCACTCTGAGCGCAGCATCGTGGTAGGCGGTGGCGGCCGCGCCTTCATCAGCATGGAGCAATGGACGCCGCGCCTGCTCGATAAGTTTATGGAAACCGCGTTTGTGAAGCAGGAGAAGGCCGACTACGCGCCGCGCCCCCTGCACCAAAACGCCCTCGACAAGCCCATGGGCAACCTGGAGGAGCGCGGCAACTACCCCGGCCACACCCGCGAAACCAGCTTTTACACCCAGGCCGTAACCAGCAAGAGCCCGGTGCTGAAAACCGCCTTGGCCGTGGGCGCCGGCCTTGCCCTGGCAACCTGGATTAGCAAGCAGCGCCAGCCCAGCGGCAACGGCTACCGCACCGTGTACCCCGAAGGGTACGACCGCACCCGCACCGCCAACCGCAGCCAGCTCGGCTCGGCCGCCACGGCCAGCAGCAGCCACGACTTCGACGGCAACAGCCACGACCACCGCTACTCCGAGGTACGCCGCGACGATTTGCCCTAAGTGCCCAGTAGCACTCGGCCCAAAGGCCACCTGCCGCAGCTGCGGCAGGTGGCCTTTTGCTTGTAGAGTAGCTTGGCAAAGTGCAGCTGTATTTGTCTGCTCATCACATGATTAGGGGATTGATGTTGGTTGGGACTTCGGGTACTTTCGCCTCGGCTTAGGCCGTGTGTAACTACTTAACCTACCGCGCTTTGATGCGCCACTTTGCCCATGTCAGTCAAAAAAACAATTGCGGTATTCGGCGCCACCGGTGCCCAGGGCGGCGGCTTAGCCCGTGCCATCCTCAACGATCCGCAGAGCGGGTTTGCGGTGCGTGCCATCACGCGCAACCCCGATTCCGATAAGGCCCGCGAACTGGCCCGCCTAGGTGCCGAGCTGGCCGCGGCCGACATCCACGACCCGCAAACCTTGGGTAGGGCACTGGCCGGCACTTACGGCGCCTTTTGTGTTACCAATTTTTGGGAGCATTTCTCGCCGGAGCGCGAGCTGCAACAGGCGCGCAACATGGCCGAAGCCACCAAAGCCGCCGGGGTGCAGCACGTTATCTGGTCGACGCTGGAGGACACGCGCCAGTGGGTGCCGCTTTCCGACAACCGCATGCCCACGCTGCAAGGCAACTACAAAGTGCCGCACTTCGATGCCAAGGGCGAAGCCAATCGCTTTTTCAGCGAGCTAGGAGTGCCCACCACGCTGCTGCTCACCAGCTTTTACTGGGAAAACTTCATCTATTTCGGCATGGGCGTGCAGCGCAACGCCGAGGGCAAGCTTGCGCTGTCGCTGCCATTGGCCGATAAAAAGATGGCTTGCATTGCCTCCGAGGACATTGGCCGCTGCGCGTACGGTATTTTCAAGCAGGGCCCAACGGCCATCGGGCAAACCATCGGCATTACCGGCGGGCTGCTCACCGGCGCTGACATGGCCCGCAGCTTCAGCCAGGCCTTGGGGCAGGAGGTGGTTTACCAAGCCGTGCCGCCCGAGGTGTACCGCGGCCTGGGTTTCCCGGGCGCCGACGACCTAGGCAACATGTTCCAGTTTTATCAGGAATTCGAAGACCACTTCGCCCAAACCCGGCGCGAGGAGGTGGCCCGGCAGCTGAACCCGGCGTTGCAGAACTTCGATCAGTGGCTGGCGCAAAACGCCGAGCGGTTGCCGGCCCTAAACCAAGTGCCCGAACCTGCCTAGGACAACCGACCTAGGGCAACCAACAAAACGCAAAAAGCCCCGCCGGCAAACGCCGGCGGGGCTTTTTTCTGTTTGAGCACCTAGGCGCTCAGGTTGTTAGGCATTGGCTACGGCCTCCACTTTCGGAGCGCCAGCCAGGATTTCTTCGTTGGCGAAGTCGGCAAACTTCTGAAAGTTGGCTACAAACTTCTCGGCCAGCGAAGCAGCCGTTTTGTCGTAGGCTTCTTTGTCGGCCCAGGTGTTGCGCGGGTCGAGGATTTCGGTGGGCACGTTCGGCACCGAGGTGGGCACCTCAACGCCGAAGATCGGGTGCTTCACAAACTCCACGTCGTTCAGTTCGCCGTTCAGGGCCGCCGTAATCATGGCGCGGGTGTAGCTCAGCTTCATGCGCGAGCCCACGCCGTACGAACCGCCCGACCAGCCGGTGTTCACCAGCCACACGTTTACGTTGGGGTGCTCTTCCATTTTCTGGCCCAGCATCTCGGCGTATTTGGTGGGGTGCAGCGGCAGGAACACCTGGCCGAAGCAAGCCGAGAACGTGGTTTGCGGCTCGGTTACGCCTACCTCAGTGCCGGCCACCTTGGCGGTGTAGCCCGACATGAAGTGGTACATAGCGTGCGACTTATCGAGCTTGCTGATGGGCGGGATTACGCCAAAGGCGTCGGCCGTCAGGAAGAAGATGTTCTTCGGAACGCCGGCTACCGAGGGCTCTACCGCGTTGTTGATGTAGTGGATGGGGTAGGCGGTGCGGGTGTTTTCCGTTACCGACTTGTTGGCGTAATCCACGGTGTGCGTGCCGGGGATAAAGCGCGTGTTCTCCACGATCGAGCCGAACTTGATGGCGTCCCAAATTTCGGGTTCCTTCTCGCGGCTCAGGTCGATAACCTTGGCGTAGCAGCCACCTTCAAAGTTGAAGATACCTGCGTTGCCGGGCATCCAGCCGTGCTCGTCGTCGCCCACGAGGCCACGGTTCGGGTCGGCCGACAGGGTGGTTTTGCCCGTGCCCGACAGGCCGAAGAAGATGGCTGTGTCGCCCTCTTGGCCCACGTTGGCCGAGCAGTGCATGGCCAGCGTGTTTTTCTCGTGGGGCAGTAGGTAGTTCAGTACGCCAAAAATGCCCTTCTTCATTTCGCCGGCGTAGCCCGTGCCGCCGATCAGGATCATCTTCTTCGAGAAGTTGAGGATGGCGAAGTTGCTCTGGCGGGTGCCGTCAACGGCTGGGTCGGCCTCGAAGCCGGGCGCGCAGATGATGCTGAAATCAGGAGTCCAGCTCGTGTCGGCGCCTTGCTCCGGGCGCAAGAACATGTTGTAGCAGAACAGGTTATGCCAAGCCAGCTCGTTTACCACGCGCAGCTTCAGCTGGTAGTCGGGGTGAGCACCGGCGTAGGCATCGCGCACGTAAATCTTCTTGTCGGCCAGGTAGGCCACCATTTTCACGTGCAGCTGATCAAATTTCTGCGCGTCAAACGGAATGTTGATGTCGCCCCACCACACCGATTCGGCGGTGCTCTCGTCCTTCACCACAAAACGGTCTTTAGGCGAGCGGCCGGTAAACTTGCCCGTGTCGGCCATCAGCGCGCCCGTGTCGGTCAGGGTGCCTTCGCCGTTTTTCAGGGCTTCTTCCACCAATTCGGCGGGGGTAAGGTTCAGGCACACCTCTTTGGCCTGGCTGATGCCCAGCGGCTGGAGGCGGTTCATTGCGGCGGTGGAAGCAGAGGTTTCCATCATAAACGCAGAGAAAAAAGGTAAAAGAAGGTGGGAATGGGAGAATATGGAGCAAAAATAGGCGAAAATCCGAAGCGCCGGCGTAGTGTTTGCGTAATAGCTGCAACGGCCTCTGAAGGCCGCTTTTACGCTGGTTGGCGCTGTTCAGTTGGGAAAATTTGTTAGATTTACCCGTAAGCCCCCAGCCCCGTACGGCTGCTGCCGGGCTTTTTTGCTTTCCCTACCATTCCTCACCAACCTTCTTCCCTCACGCTATCATGCAAGTAGCAACCGCTCAGGCGCCGCCGCCAACCCCGACGAGCTCCAAGCACCCGCCCGGCCTGTACCTGCTGTTCTTCACCGAAATGTGGGAGCGTTTCAGCTACTACGGCATGCGTGGTTTGCTGGTGCTGTATCTCACCAAAACCGTTGTGCAGGGCGGCTTGGGCATTTCCGAGGCCAGTGCCACGCTGATTTACGGCTACTTCACGGGTTTCGTGTACTTCACGCCCATCATCGGCGGCTACATCGCCGATAAATACATAGGCCAGCGCCGCGCCATTCTGATTGGCGGCGTAACCATGGCCATTGCCCAGCTCTGCCTGTTTATGCAGCCGGCCTTGTCTACCGAGGCGGCCATTTTTGGCATGCCTTGGCCCACCGCCCTAGGTTTGCTGCTGCTGATTTTGGGCAACGGCTTCTTCAAACCGAATATCTCTACCATCGTGGGCAAGCTCTACCAGCAGGGCGACCCGAAGCGCGACGCAGCCTTTACCATCTTCTACATGGGCATCAACGTAGGTGCCTTCTTTGCTCCGCTGGTGTGCGGCTACCTCGCCGAAGACCTGTTCGCCACCAAAACCGTGGTGAACGGCGTGACGGAAGTAAGCAACTACGGGTTCCGCTACGGCTTCCTGGCCGCCGGCATTGGCATGATGCTGGGCCAGTTGGCCTTTAACCTGCTTGGCAAAAAGTACCTAGGCGACGTGGGCTTGTACCCCGAGGGCAAAGGTGCCGACAACAAAACCGTTGAGAAAACCCCGCTGACGAAGGAAGAAACCGACCGCATGGCCGTGATTTTCATCATCACCCTGTTTGTGGTATTCTTCTGGGCCGGCTTCGAGCAGGCCGGTTCTTCGCTCACGCTCTACACCGATAAGTACATCAACCGCGAGGTGTTCGGCTTCCTGATTCCGACTTCGTGGTTCCAGTCGGTTAACCCGCTCTTTATCGTGGCCTTCGCGCCCGTAACGGCTGGCGTATGGCTGGCACTGGGCCGCAAGGGCCGCGACCTGAGCATCCCCGTTAAAATGGGCCTCGGCATGATCCTGCTCGGCGCGGGCTTCCTGTTCATGGTGGGTGCGGTGCTCGAGCGCGGCGGCGACGTGCAAGACACCACCGTCAAAGCCAGCATCCTCTGGCTACTCGCCACCTACTTCTTCCACACCATTGGCGAGCTATGCCTGTCGCCCATCGGGCTTTCGATGGTGTCGCGCCTGTCGCCGGTGTCGCTCACGTCCATGCTCATGGGCGTGTGGTTCCTGGCGCCTTTCGTGGCCCAGATTGCCGGCGGTTACATCGCCAAGTACGTCGAAGAACTCGGCGCCCTCACGGTGTTCGGCCTGATTGCGGGCTTTGTTATCGCGGCCGGTCTGCTGCTCATCATCATTGCCAAGAAGCTGTTCCACATGATGCACGGCCGCGGCTAATTGCCCGCGCTCTAATCATTTGCGAAGCGAAAAGCCCCGCCGAAATTTCTCGGCGGGGCTTTTTTGTGACATTGTCAGCTGTGCCTCCATAGGTCAATTCTTATCCGATATCAGCACAGCAGCTCCCAACGACCTAGGATAGATGGAGGAAAGTACCATTTCGGAGCCGCCGTACGCCCGTATGTCGGCTCCGCTGCTTTTGCTAATGGCGTAATAAGTGCCTGAAGTGCGGATCACACGCAAGCGTAACCGCCGCAAACAGTGCTGCACTTGGCGTACTCTGGCTCCGGAAAGTACTGCAGGCGATGTCCCCAGGAAGCCAAAAGCCCCGCCGACCTAGGGCCGACGGGGCTTGTTGGTTGGTGGCTGTTGGCTAAAAGTCAGCAGCTAACAGCCTGATCTTACATCATGCCGCCCATGCCACCCATGCCGCCCATGCCAGCAGCACCGGCGCCACCACCTTTCTCTTCTTCGGCTTCTTCCGAAATCACGCACTCGGTCGTCAGCAGCAGGCCGGCGATAGAAGCAGCGTTTTCAAGAGCGAGGCGAGTAACCTTGGTCGGGTCGAGGATACCAGCGGCCATCAGGTTTTCGTAGCGGTCTTCGCGGGCGTTGTAGCCGAAGTCGCCTTGGCCGTCGCGCACTTTCTGCACTACTACCGAGCCTTCGCCACCGGCGTTGGCCACGATGGTGCGCAGCGGAGCCTCCAGGGCCGTGCGGATGATGTTCACGCCGGTGCGCTCGTCGCTATTGATGGTGTCAACAGCTTCCAGCGAGTCCAGCGCGCGTACCAGGGCCACACCGCCGCCGGGCACCACGCCTTCCTCAACGGCGGCGCGGGTAGCGTGCAGGGCGTCGTCTACGCGGTCTTTCTTCTCCTTCATCTCAACTTCCGTCGAAGCGCCGATGTAGAGGATGGCAACACCGCCCGACAGCTTGGCCAGACGCTCTTGCAGTTTCTCTTTGTCGTAGTCCGAGGTAGTAGTCTCGATCTGAGCTTTGATCTGACCTACACGAGCCTGAATGTCCTCCGAGCGGCCGCGGCCGTTCACGATGGTCGTGTTGTCTTTGTCAACGATGATCTTCTCAGCCTGGCCGAGGTAATCCAGCGTAGCGTTGTCGAGCTTGTAGCCGCGCTCTTCCGAGATAACCGTGCCGCCGGTGAGGGCAGCAATGTCCTCGAGCATGGCCTTGCGACGGTCGCCGAAGCCAGGAGCCTTCACGGCAGCGATTTTCAGCGAGCCGCGCAGCTTGTTAACTACCAGCGTAGCCAGGGCCTCGCCGTCAACGTCTTCGGCGATGATCAGCAGGGGCTTGCCGGTTTGCACCACTTGCTCCAGCACGGGCAGGAGCTCCTTCATGGTGCTTACTTTCTTGTCGTAGATGAGGATGAAGGGCGAGTCGAGCTCGGCTTCCATTTTCTCAGCATTCGTCACGAAGTACGGCGACAGGTAGCCGCGGTCGAACTGCATGCCTTCCACCGTCTTCACTTCGGTTTCGGTGCCGCGAGCTTCTTCAACCGTGATAACGCCTTCCTTGCCAACCTTATCCATGGCGTTGGCAATCATCTGGCCGATTTCGGTGTCGTTGTTAGCCGAAATGGTGCCTACCTGAGCAATTTCCGAAGAGTTTTCGATCTTCTTCGATTGCTGCTTCAGGTTAGCCACAACAGCCAGCACAGCCTTATCGATGCCACGCTTCAGGTCCATCGGGTTGGCACCGGCGGCTACGTTCTTCAAGCCAGCGCGGTAAATGGCCTGGGCCAGTACGGTGGCGGTGGTGGTGCCGTCGCCGGCTTGGTCAGCGGTTTTCGAGGCAACCTCTTTTACCAGCTGAGCACCCATGTTCTCGATCGGGTCCTTCAGCTCGATTTCTTTCGCTACGGTTACACCGTCTTTGGTGATGCTCGGAGCGCCGAACTTCTTGTCGATAACCACGTTGCGGCCTTTCGGACCAAGGGTTACTTTAACGGCGTTAGCCAGTTTATCTACGCCGGCTACCAGCTTGTTGCGGCCTTCGATGTCGAATTGAACGAGTTTAGCTGCCATAGGGCTTTGCTACGATTTTGGGCTGAAAGGGGAAACTTACAGGATGGCGAGGATGTCCGATTCGCGCATGATCAGGTAGTCCTGACCATCAACGGTAATCTCGGTGCCGGCGTACTTGCCGTACAATACT includes the following:
- a CDS encoding DUF4159 domain-containing protein, which gives rise to MKSIFRLLLALVLLWPATAAGPSYSFQIARLQYGGGGDWYGNKTSLPNLIRFCNQVLKTNIAPEEATVEPGSRELLQYPFVHLTGHGNIVFTDAEAKNLRRYLTGGGFLHIDDNYGLDKYIRPEMKKVFPELEFVELPYSHPIYHQKFPFPKGLPKIHEHDGKRPQGFGLLYKGRLVCFYSYECDLGNGWEDPEVYKDPVEKHEAALRMGANLLAYALTQE
- a CDS encoding 16S rRNA (uracil(1498)-N(3))-methyltransferase, with the protein product MPHTFFAPGLSGGNTYTLPEDESKHAVRVLRLREGDAVELIDGAGSIYQAEVAEAEAKRCQLRIVQQQQVPRRAYQVHVAVAPTKNLDRMEWLVEKATEVGIDRLSFMRCARSERRELKLERLERIAVSALKQSGQAWLPQLDELTDFATFVHSLDPATTFIAHLAEGERISLAQVAAAGNRCCILIGPEGDFTPEEIELALGRGIRPVTLGHTRLRTETAALAACHTVHVAHELA
- a CDS encoding S1/P1 nuclease, producing the protein MLSPLQVLAWGGEGHRTVGKIAERYLSRKAERQVKQLLGTQTLADVSTWADEVRNTPEYRSTAPWHFVNLPLGLEFPAFNQQLKAKTEPNAYQALNENIRLLADKKQPQEKRLIALKFVVHIVGDLHQPMHISRAEDKGGNEIQLQFRGEGTNLHRLWDSGLLNVQGLSYQQMATNLGQPDKKQAKIWRQAPMEQWFFQSYQLSTKLYAEALPGTVLDDQYYNTRIEDVRLRLGQAGLRLAEVLNNALD
- a CDS encoding SDR family oxidoreductase, with the protein product MTPKLKKLKNQVIVITGASSGIGLVTARMAAKKGAKLVLAARSEEALRRLVAEIQQEGGEATYLAIDVSEPTAARAIAEKALATFGGFDTWINNAGVSIYGKVEEVPMEDMRQLFEVNFWGLVHGSLEAAKHLKQKGGAIINVGSILSDVTAILQTIYSASKHAVKGFTDGLRMELEMDGAPVAVTLIQPAAIDTPYPVHAKNYMEREAKHAPPAYAPETVARAILYACTHSERSIVVGGGGRAFISMEQWTPRLLDKFMETAFVKQEKADYAPRPLHQNALDKPMGNLEERGNYPGHTRETSFYTQAVTSKSPVLKTALAVGAGLALATWISKQRQPSGNGYRTVYPEGYDRTRTANRSQLGSAATASSSHDFDGNSHDHRYSEVRRDDLP
- a CDS encoding NmrA/HSCARG family protein — protein: MSVKKTIAVFGATGAQGGGLARAILNDPQSGFAVRAITRNPDSDKARELARLGAELAAADIHDPQTLGRALAGTYGAFCVTNFWEHFSPERELQQARNMAEATKAAGVQHVIWSTLEDTRQWVPLSDNRMPTLQGNYKVPHFDAKGEANRFFSELGVPTTLLLTSFYWENFIYFGMGVQRNAEGKLALSLPLADKKMACIASEDIGRCAYGIFKQGPTAIGQTIGITGGLLTGADMARSFSQALGQEVVYQAVPPEVYRGLGFPGADDLGNMFQFYQEFEDHFAQTRREEVARQLNPALQNFDQWLAQNAERLPALNQVPEPA
- the pckA gene encoding phosphoenolpyruvate carboxykinase (ATP), producing MNRLQPLGISQAKEVCLNLTPAELVEEALKNGEGTLTDTGALMADTGKFTGRSPKDRFVVKDESTAESVWWGDINIPFDAQKFDQLHVKMVAYLADKKIYVRDAYAGAHPDYQLKLRVVNELAWHNLFCYNMFLRPEQGADTSWTPDFSIICAPGFEADPAVDGTRQSNFAILNFSKKMILIGGTGYAGEMKKGIFGVLNYLLPHEKNTLAMHCSANVGQEGDTAIFFGLSGTGKTTLSADPNRGLVGDDEHGWMPGNAGIFNFEGGCYAKVIDLSREKEPEIWDAIKFGSIVENTRFIPGTHTVDYANKSVTENTRTAYPIHYINNAVEPSVAGVPKNIFFLTADAFGVIPPISKLDKSHAMYHFMSGYTAKVAGTEVGVTEPQTTFSACFGQVFLPLHPTKYAEMLGQKMEEHPNVNVWLVNTGWSGGSYGVGSRMKLSYTRAMITAALNGELNDVEFVKHPIFGVEVPTSVPNVPTEILDPRNTWADKEAYDKTAASLAEKFVANFQKFADFANEEILAGAPKVEAVANA
- a CDS encoding peptide MFS transporter, which encodes MQVATAQAPPPTPTSSKHPPGLYLLFFTEMWERFSYYGMRGLLVLYLTKTVVQGGLGISEASATLIYGYFTGFVYFTPIIGGYIADKYIGQRRAILIGGVTMAIAQLCLFMQPALSTEAAIFGMPWPTALGLLLLILGNGFFKPNISTIVGKLYQQGDPKRDAAFTIFYMGINVGAFFAPLVCGYLAEDLFATKTVVNGVTEVSNYGFRYGFLAAGIGMMLGQLAFNLLGKKYLGDVGLYPEGKGADNKTVEKTPLTKEETDRMAVIFIITLFVVFFWAGFEQAGSSLTLYTDKYINREVFGFLIPTSWFQSVNPLFIVAFAPVTAGVWLALGRKGRDLSIPVKMGLGMILLGAGFLFMVGAVLERGGDVQDTTVKASILWLLATYFFHTIGELCLSPIGLSMVSRLSPVSLTSMLMGVWFLAPFVAQIAGGYIAKYVEELGALTVFGLIAGFVIAAGLLLIIIAKKLFHMMHGRG
- the groL gene encoding chaperonin GroEL (60 kDa chaperone family; promotes refolding of misfolded polypeptides especially under stressful conditions; forms two stacked rings of heptamers to form a barrel-shaped 14mer; ends can be capped by GroES; misfolded proteins enter the barrel where they are refolded when GroES binds), coding for MAAKLVQFDIEGRNKLVAGVDKLANAVKVTLGPKGRNVVIDKKFGAPSITKDGVTVAKEIELKDPIENMGAQLVKEVASKTADQAGDGTTTATVLAQAIYRAGLKNVAAGANPMDLKRGIDKAVLAVVANLKQQSKKIENSSEIAQVGTISANNDTEIGQMIANAMDKVGKEGVITVEEARGTETEVKTVEGMQFDRGYLSPYFVTNAEKMEAELDSPFILIYDKKVSTMKELLPVLEQVVQTGKPLLIIAEDVDGEALATLVVNKLRGSLKIAAVKAPGFGDRRKAMLEDIAALTGGTVISEERGYKLDNATLDYLGQAEKIIVDKDNTTIVNGRGRSEDIQARVGQIKAQIETTTSDYDKEKLQERLAKLSGGVAILYIGASTEVEMKEKKDRVDDALHATRAAVEEGVVPGGGVALVRALDSLEAVDTINSDERTGVNIIRTALEAPLRTIVANAGGEGSVVVQKVRDGQGDFGYNAREDRYENLMAAGILDPTKVTRLALENAASIAGLLLTTECVISEEAEEEKGGGAGAAGMGGMGGMGGMM